TTAATCTGATTTCGGACCCTCCGGATTTGAAATGGGAATTGGGTTTGGCATCAGCTTGAAGTTTGGAAGCAGATGGACTTTTAATCCATTTACGACTTCTTGACAAAAGTTTGGAAGACCCAATTCTTTCCAAACTTGTTTGTGGTGGAACAGACGTCCACCTACTGGTAAGTTTACTTCTTGTTCTTCTGAAAACGGTTGTTGGTACCGTTGGAAGACTTGGTATTGTTGCTACCTGATGCAACATTACTTGGTGATccatttttaagaaaataaaaacgtATAAATAGTGGCactaaaaactaaaacaatttgatttattttatttgggaATTCCTCCTATATATATTCAagatacacacacacacaaattttatacaaataattatttctctttattaatttttaatattatttttttttctcatattataattttagatatcaacaataaaatatGTCTACCactgttaataataatgaagccTCT
This DNA window, taken from Dictyostelium discoideum AX4 chromosome Un chrUn_00021, whole genome shotgun sequence, encodes the following:
- a CDS encoding hypothetical protein (Slime mold (D.discoideum) transposon DIRS-1, complete, clone SB41), which gives rise to MDHQVMLHQVATIPSLPTVPTTVFRRTRSKLTSRWTSVPPQTSLERIGSSKLLSRSRKWIKSPSASKLQADAKPNSHFKSGGSEIRL